From Veillonella dispar, one genomic window encodes:
- a CDS encoding DUF1292 domain-containing protein: MVDQNFEGEVYYLEFEDENGNKQYFTEDVVLNHEGREYAVLVHVQDEEADHEGQDDTYMILASIEKNEEGVEVYVPLDEEDEVFETLVKLYEEMEDGE; encoded by the coding sequence ATGGTTGACCAAAACTTTGAAGGTGAAGTGTATTATTTAGAATTCGAAGACGAAAACGGCAATAAACAATACTTCACAGAAGATGTTGTTCTAAACCATGAAGGTCGTGAGTATGCAGTTCTTGTACATGTACAAGACGAAGAGGCAGACCACGAAGGTCAAGATGACACATATATGATCTTGGCTAGCATCGAAAAAAATGAAGAAGGCGTAGAAGTATACGTACCTTTAGATGAAGAAGATGAAGTTTTTGAGACTCTAGTAAAATTGTATGAAGAAATGGAAGATGGCGAGTAG
- the rplT gene encoding 50S ribosomal protein L20 — translation MARVKKGVTAHARHKKILKLAKGYRGTRSRLFKKANETVMKALYYARRDRRAKKREFRQLWIARINAAARINGTTYSRFIAGLAKAGVEVNRKMLADLAVNDAAAFAKLVEVAKNA, via the coding sequence ATGGCAAGAGTGAAAAAGGGCGTTACAGCTCATGCACGTCATAAAAAGATTTTAAAATTAGCTAAAGGTTACCGCGGTACACGTTCTCGTTTGTTCAAAAAAGCTAACGAAACAGTAATGAAAGCGTTGTACTACGCTCGTCGTGACCGTCGTGCGAAAAAACGCGAATTCCGTCAATTGTGGATCGCTCGTATCAACGCAGCGGCTCGCATCAATGGCACAACTTACAGCCGTTTCATCGCTGGTTTGGCTAAAGCAGGCGTTGAAGTTAACCGTAAAATGTTGGCTGACTTGGCAGTTAACGATGCAGCAGCATTCGCTAAACTTGTTGAAGTAGCTAAAAACGCTTAA
- a CDS encoding IreB family regulatory phosphoprotein produces MKVSDETMLFRKVDDEPMTAEEVLTRVYQSIQEKGYNPINQILGYLISGDPAYITSYNNARSDIRRLERDDLIEELLKEYAKAKQL; encoded by the coding sequence ATGAAGGTTTCTGATGAAACTATGTTATTCCGTAAAGTAGACGATGAACCGATGACAGCTGAAGAGGTTCTTACTCGTGTTTATCAATCTATTCAAGAAAAAGGTTACAATCCAATCAATCAAATCTTAGGGTATCTTATTTCTGGAGATCCAGCGTACATTACAAGTTATAATAATGCACGTTCTGATATCCGTCGTTTAGAGCGGGATGACTTGATTGAGGAATTGTTGAAAGAATACGCAAAGGCAAAACAACTATAA
- the rpmI gene encoding 50S ribosomal protein L35, translating into MPKIKTRRAAAKRFAVTGTGEFKRAKAFKSHILEKKSPARKRNLRKATLVAKADHKRVAKCLPYA; encoded by the coding sequence ATGCCAAAAATTAAAACTCGTCGCGCAGCGGCTAAACGTTTCGCAGTAACTGGTACTGGTGAATTCAAGCGTGCAAAAGCTTTCAAAAGCCACATTCTTGAGAAAAAATCTCCAGCTCGTAAACGTAATTTGCGTAAAGCTACATTGGTTGCAAAAGCTGACCACAAACGCGTAGCTAAATGCTTACCATACGCTTAA
- the thrS gene encoding threonine--tRNA ligase produces MADVKIILPDGSAKEYAAGTTLGEAVKQLSNSLAKKVLAANVNGELTDLREELVDGSEVAFLTFEEDGGKHTLRHTASHILAQAVKRLWPEAKLAIGPAIDKGFYYDIDMEHTLTPEDLGKIEKEMSRIVKENLPITKSVMSRQEAIEFFKSKNEDYKVELIEDLPEDAVISCYAQGDFIDLCAGPHVASTGKVKAFKLQSIAGAYWRGDEKNKMLQRIYGTAFEKKEELDAYLHLLEEAAKRDHRKLGKELGLFVIKEEGPGFPFFLPKGMALRNELENFWREVHHEFDYEEIRTPIILNKQLWETSGHWFHYRENMYTTIIDDEEYAIKPMNCPGGILVYQNEMHSYRDFPLRYAELGLVHRHELSGALHGLFRVRAFTQDDAHVFMLPDQMQSELMKVIELFDRIYSQFGLKYHVELSTKPDNAMGDDAIWEAATEALRNAIEAKGIPYVINPGDGAFYGPKLDYHIEDSLGRTWQCGTIQLDMNLPERFQIEYVGEDGQKHRPIMIHRACFGSMERFIGILTEHYAGAFPTWMAPVQVKILPISEKHVEYAKELAKQMHRDYVRVEVDDRSEKIGYKIRQAQMAKVPYMLVVGDKEVEEGTVNVRKHGGDELGSIPFDEFFNSIKIEIKERN; encoded by the coding sequence ATGGCAGATGTAAAAATCATTTTACCTGATGGTAGTGCTAAGGAATACGCTGCTGGCACTACTCTTGGGGAAGCAGTAAAACAATTATCTAACAGCTTGGCTAAAAAAGTACTAGCTGCAAACGTAAATGGCGAATTAACAGACCTTCGCGAAGAACTTGTTGATGGTTCTGAAGTAGCATTCTTAACATTCGAAGAAGATGGTGGTAAACATACATTGCGCCACACAGCTTCTCATATCTTGGCTCAAGCAGTTAAACGCTTATGGCCTGAGGCTAAATTGGCTATCGGTCCTGCAATCGATAAAGGCTTCTACTATGATATCGATATGGAACATACTTTGACTCCTGAAGATTTGGGTAAAATCGAAAAGGAAATGAGCCGTATTGTAAAAGAAAACTTGCCTATCACTAAATCCGTAATGTCTCGTCAAGAAGCTATCGAGTTCTTCAAATCTAAAAATGAAGACTACAAGGTAGAATTGATCGAAGATCTTCCTGAAGATGCTGTTATCTCTTGCTATGCGCAAGGTGACTTCATCGATCTTTGTGCAGGTCCTCACGTGGCATCCACTGGTAAGGTGAAAGCTTTCAAATTACAAAGCATTGCAGGTGCATACTGGCGCGGCGATGAAAAGAACAAAATGTTGCAACGTATTTACGGTACAGCATTTGAAAAGAAAGAAGAACTTGATGCATACCTTCACTTGCTTGAAGAAGCAGCTAAACGCGACCATCGTAAACTTGGTAAAGAACTTGGCTTGTTCGTTATCAAAGAAGAAGGTCCTGGATTCCCATTCTTCTTACCAAAAGGTATGGCACTTCGCAACGAATTGGAAAACTTCTGGCGTGAAGTTCACCATGAATTTGATTACGAAGAAATTCGTACACCAATCATCTTAAATAAACAATTGTGGGAAACATCTGGTCACTGGTTCCATTACCGTGAAAATATGTACACTACAATTATTGATGATGAAGAATATGCAATTAAACCAATGAACTGCCCAGGCGGTATCTTGGTTTACCAAAACGAAATGCACTCCTACCGTGACTTCCCATTGCGTTACGCTGAACTTGGCTTAGTTCACCGTCATGAATTGTCCGGTGCATTACATGGCTTATTCCGTGTACGTGCGTTTACTCAAGATGATGCTCACGTATTCATGTTGCCAGATCAAATGCAATCTGAATTGATGAAAGTTATCGAATTGTTCGACCGTATTTATAGCCAATTCGGCTTGAAATACCATGTAGAATTATCTACTAAACCAGACAATGCAATGGGTGATGATGCAATCTGGGAAGCAGCTACAGAAGCATTGCGCAATGCCATTGAAGCAAAAGGTATTCCTTACGTAATCAACCCTGGCGACGGTGCTTTCTATGGTCCTAAACTTGACTACCATATCGAAGACTCCTTAGGTCGTACATGGCAATGTGGTACTATCCAATTGGATATGAACTTGCCTGAACGTTTCCAAATTGAATATGTTGGTGAAGATGGTCAAAAACATCGTCCTATCATGATTCACCGTGCATGCTTCGGCTCTATGGAACGTTTCATCGGTATCTTAACTGAACACTATGCAGGTGCATTCCCAACTTGGATGGCTCCTGTACAAGTTAAAATCTTGCCTATCTCTGAAAAACATGTTGAATATGCTAAAGAATTGGCAAAACAAATGCACCGCGACTATGTACGTGTAGAAGTGGATGATCGTAGCGAAAAAATCGGCTACAAAATCCGCCAAGCACAAATGGCAAAAGTTCCTTACATGCTTGTTGTAGGTGATAAAGAAGTTGAAGAAGGTACAGTTAACGTTCGTAAACACGGTGGTGACGAATTAGGTTCCATACCATTCGATGAATTCTTCAATTCCATTAAAATTGAAATAAAAGAACGTAACTAA
- a CDS encoding DASS family sodium-coupled anion symporter: MSVTTTAPPQKARTTAQNIGLILSFIVLGAILLLPTPDTLSTGGHRMIGVLAFAIILWMTSAVSYPVSATMITALTALLLGFSPNPEAPAKAMGTANALKLIISGYSSPAMILVGAAMFISVAMRKTGLDRRIAMLVLSSVGTKVSRIYLGVIITGLILAFFVPSATARIACLAPIIIGIVENLGIERKSRVAALLMVGAVQADTFWNIMIQTAAAQNLVAVGFMQTQMNTSISWIDWLTAAAPFSITMVIIAYFLTQALIKPEFKELVGGDVQLAKMLQEIGPMSNDEKKLLCISIGLLALWATGGKLHSIDTTTTTIIAIALFFFPKIGIMDWKFAQPNIDWGSIVMFGAGIGLGSVLLKTKAATWLAQVFVNAFSLESASVFILIAVMAAFLIVIHLGFASATALSSAMIPIVISIVVGHNAEGLNPIGVTMLMQYAICFGLVLPVNSPQGMVAYGTDTFDVKTFMTTGIPLTIIGYVMMLVFALTYWHWIGIA; the protein is encoded by the coding sequence ATGAGTGTAACAACCACTGCCCCTCCACAAAAGGCGCGTACAACGGCTCAAAATATTGGACTTATTTTATCCTTTATTGTTTTAGGTGCTATTTTATTATTGCCTACACCGGACACATTATCTACCGGTGGTCATCGTATGATCGGTGTGCTCGCCTTTGCTATCATCCTGTGGATGACATCAGCTGTTTCCTATCCAGTAAGCGCCACCATGATTACAGCGCTTACGGCGCTACTATTAGGTTTCTCACCAAATCCAGAAGCACCTGCTAAGGCTATGGGCACAGCCAATGCGTTAAAACTCATCATTTCTGGTTATTCTTCACCGGCCATGATTCTCGTAGGCGCTGCTATGTTTATCTCTGTAGCTATGCGTAAGACAGGTCTAGATCGTCGTATTGCCATGTTAGTACTGTCTAGCGTTGGTACTAAAGTAAGCCGGATTTATTTAGGTGTTATTATTACAGGCCTTATCCTCGCCTTCTTCGTACCGAGTGCAACAGCCCGTATTGCCTGTTTAGCACCAATTATCATCGGTATTGTTGAGAACTTAGGTATTGAACGTAAAAGCCGCGTAGCAGCACTCCTCATGGTAGGTGCCGTACAGGCCGATACATTCTGGAATATTATGATCCAAACAGCGGCTGCACAAAATCTTGTAGCCGTAGGTTTTATGCAAACTCAGATGAATACTTCTATTAGTTGGATTGATTGGCTAACCGCAGCAGCTCCATTCTCTATTACTATGGTTATCATCGCCTACTTCTTAACACAAGCATTAATTAAACCGGAGTTCAAAGAACTTGTAGGTGGCGATGTACAGCTCGCTAAAATGCTCCAAGAAATCGGCCCTATGAGCAATGATGAAAAGAAACTATTATGTATCTCTATTGGACTACTTGCATTATGGGCTACTGGGGGTAAGCTACATTCCATCGACACAACGACTACAACAATAATTGCCATTGCATTATTCTTCTTCCCTAAAATTGGCATAATGGATTGGAAGTTTGCACAGCCAAACATCGACTGGGGCTCCATCGTTATGTTTGGTGCTGGTATCGGCCTTGGCTCTGTATTACTTAAAACAAAAGCAGCCACTTGGCTTGCTCAAGTATTCGTAAATGCTTTCTCCCTTGAAAGCGCCAGCGTATTTATTTTAATTGCTGTAATGGCTGCCTTCCTCATTGTCATTCACCTAGGCTTTGCCTCTGCTACAGCCCTCTCCTCTGCTATGATTCCTATCGTAATATCCATCGTAGTAGGTCACAATGCAGAAGGTCTTAACCCAATCGGCGTAACCATGCTCATGCAATACGCTATCTGCTTCGGTCTAGTATTACCAGTAAACTCACCACAAGGTATGGTGGCTTACGGTACAGACACATTCGACGTAAAAACATTTATGACTACAGGCATTCCATTAACCATCATCGGCTATGTTATGATGCTCGTATTTGCCCTAACATACTGGCACTGGATTGGTATCGCATAA
- a CDS encoding O-methyltransferase, translating to MTLNDILNEQRIYAMINDVPILRESEVHLFEELIGLYRPTSVLEVGTAIGYSALLMAPLLDEEEGHITSIELDDVRYEMAKYYINQSDYADTITLLKGDASQVLTELTGEYDLVFLDGPKGQYLKQLELILPHVKEGGVILADNVLFRGYVRGDKEPPKRFKTIVKRLKEYLTYVENKELFNTTIYPMGDGMSVSVWKGHNK from the coding sequence ATGACATTAAATGATATTTTAAATGAACAGCGTATTTACGCGATGATTAATGATGTACCGATTCTACGAGAATCTGAGGTTCATCTCTTTGAAGAATTAATAGGTTTGTACCGGCCCACCTCTGTGTTAGAGGTGGGCACCGCCATTGGTTACTCTGCTTTGTTGATGGCTCCGCTACTCGACGAAGAGGAGGGACATATTACATCTATTGAACTAGATGATGTGCGTTACGAAATGGCGAAATATTATATTAACCAATCTGATTATGCCGATACAATTACATTGCTGAAAGGCGATGCGTCTCAAGTCTTAACGGAACTCACCGGTGAATATGATCTAGTATTTTTAGATGGTCCCAAAGGACAATATCTTAAACAATTAGAACTCATTTTGCCTCATGTGAAAGAAGGAGGCGTTATCCTCGCAGACAATGTACTTTTTAGAGGTTATGTAAGAGGCGATAAGGAGCCGCCAAAACGGTTTAAGACTATCGTAAAACGGTTAAAAGAATACTTAACGTATGTTGAAAATAAAGAATTGTTTAACACCACCATCTATCCAATGGGGGATGGTATGAGTGTGAGTGTGTGGAAAGGGCACAACAAATAA
- the infC gene encoding translation initiation factor IF-3 — translation MNAISKDTPRINEEIRARELRVVGPENEQIGIMSGREALALAEEKHLDLVEIAPNAKPPVARIMNYGKYRYEQQKREKEAKKKQKIVTLKEVKLRPHIEDHDFYVKMKNASKFLGEGNKVKVTIMFRGRELSHPELGMAVLTRFAEELKETASIEKAAKLEGRNMTMILVSK, via the coding sequence GTGAACGCTATTAGCAAGGATACACCACGCATTAATGAAGAGATTCGTGCTCGTGAACTTCGTGTCGTAGGTCCTGAAAACGAACAAATCGGCATCATGTCTGGCCGTGAGGCGTTGGCATTAGCTGAAGAAAAGCATCTTGATCTTGTGGAAATTGCACCTAACGCTAAACCACCAGTAGCTCGCATTATGAACTACGGTAAATATCGTTACGAACAACAAAAACGCGAGAAAGAAGCGAAGAAGAAACAAAAAATCGTAACTTTAAAAGAAGTTAAGTTACGTCCACATATTGAAGACCATGACTTTTACGTAAAAATGAAAAACGCATCCAAATTCTTGGGTGAAGGTAATAAAGTAAAAGTAACTATCATGTTCCGCGGTCGTGAACTTTCACATCCAGAACTAGGCATGGCAGTATTGACACGTTTCGCTGAAGAACTCAAAGAAACAGCGTCTATTGAAAAAGCAGCTAAATTAGAAGGTCGTAACATGACCATGATTTTAGTAAGTAAATAA
- a CDS encoding DUF4911 domain-containing protein codes for MRGTPLEPSKSIGAFPDVPDLETSGEEAYVFFHLEPKHTNYINRIIEGYEYLGVMTSVDTSGRCMLRCTPSTKPLAIEVLTSLSDYVTIEK; via the coding sequence ATGCGTGGTACACCATTAGAACCGAGTAAATCTATCGGTGCATTTCCCGATGTACCAGATTTAGAGACCTCTGGAGAAGAGGCGTATGTGTTCTTTCATCTTGAGCCGAAGCATACAAACTATATCAATCGCATCATTGAAGGCTATGAATACTTAGGTGTTATGACCTCTGTAGATACGAGTGGTCGGTGCATGTTGCGCTGCACACCATCTACAAAACCATTAGCTATTGAAGTATTAACTAGCTTATCTGATTATGTCACTATAGAGAAATGA
- the ruvX gene encoding Holliday junction resolvase RuvX, producing the protein MRIMSLDVGSRTIGIACSDALLMTAQGIETIRRTSLEKDFNRLQELIAEYEVHELVVGMPKNMNGTKGERAEKTEEFVEKMKEVIDLPVSYWDERLSTVMAERQLIAADVSRKKRKSVIDKMAAVVILQGYLDRLQFNK; encoded by the coding sequence ATGAGAATTATGTCATTAGATGTGGGCAGCCGTACTATCGGTATTGCCTGTAGTGATGCACTGCTCATGACAGCACAAGGTATTGAAACCATTCGTAGAACATCTCTTGAAAAAGATTTTAATCGCTTACAAGAACTCATTGCTGAATATGAAGTACATGAGCTTGTAGTAGGTATGCCGAAGAATATGAATGGTACAAAAGGTGAACGAGCTGAAAAGACTGAAGAATTCGTTGAAAAGATGAAAGAAGTCATCGATTTACCTGTTTCATATTGGGATGAGCGGTTATCTACGGTTATGGCTGAACGCCAACTCATTGCAGCTGACGTAAGTCGTAAAAAGCGTAAATCCGTTATTGATAAAATGGCAGCGGTTGTAATTTTGCAAGGATACTTAGATCGCTTGCAGTTCAATAAATAA
- the mltG gene encoding endolytic transglycosylase MltG, translated as MRKALRYILILIIVGVLIIAGGLGAIYLVPNTFAQDDGTQVLVIEKGQTGTEIADMLYERGLIRSTQGFKLWLYLSGTNDKLQTGHYQIPNKVTVRELISLLQEGHVESIRVTIPEGYTVGDIAIVLEKNQIMKAKDFLAEAKTFVPYPYMKGTRPATYPVEGFLFPSTYEIPVGATPREVIQMMADEMNRYLTPAVKKQIQAQHMSIHDFVTLASIVERESLFDADRPTIAGVFKKRLAHGIPLQSDATISYVLGYAKEDVTIGDTQLQSPYNTYVSKGLPPGPIANPGKKALDAVLHSEDTEYLYFVADKDGHNHFSKTYEEHLAEVHKIYGNDTATSSNTEAAVQAGPNYDVAVATTEPNYNYSSEEAVEADSQYVNVEPTYKYTPTTVPAAEIPAPTPAPQAPAQSAPATQSSSSNSYVPTTTPAPESMQNVVPSTQQEPHIEVKPAESVDRSTLVVPSGNSNK; from the coding sequence GTGAGAAAAGCCTTAAGATATATTTTAATCCTTATTATTGTAGGCGTATTAATCATCGCAGGTGGTTTGGGAGCGATTTATTTAGTGCCAAACACCTTTGCTCAAGATGATGGTACACAAGTTCTTGTCATCGAAAAAGGGCAGACTGGCACTGAAATTGCAGACATGCTCTATGAACGAGGTCTTATTCGTTCCACACAAGGCTTTAAGCTTTGGTTATATTTGAGCGGTACCAATGATAAACTTCAAACTGGTCACTATCAAATTCCTAACAAGGTAACTGTGCGAGAACTCATTTCTTTATTACAAGAAGGTCATGTAGAATCTATTCGTGTTACAATTCCTGAAGGATACACAGTTGGTGATATAGCTATCGTTCTTGAAAAAAATCAAATTATGAAGGCAAAGGATTTCTTAGCAGAAGCAAAGACCTTTGTACCATATCCATATATGAAAGGTACAAGACCTGCTACATATCCGGTAGAGGGCTTCTTATTCCCAAGTACTTATGAAATTCCAGTAGGTGCAACGCCACGTGAAGTGATTCAAATGATGGCTGATGAAATGAATCGTTACCTCACACCGGCTGTGAAGAAACAAATTCAAGCTCAACACATGAGTATTCATGACTTTGTAACATTGGCATCCATTGTTGAACGTGAATCTTTATTTGATGCGGATCGTCCAACAATTGCAGGGGTATTTAAAAAACGGTTAGCCCATGGTATTCCATTGCAATCTGATGCGACAATTTCCTATGTACTTGGTTATGCAAAAGAAGATGTAACTATTGGTGATACGCAATTACAAAGCCCGTATAATACATACGTATCTAAAGGCTTGCCACCAGGACCAATTGCGAACCCTGGTAAAAAAGCATTAGATGCAGTCTTGCATTCTGAAGATACAGAGTATTTATACTTTGTAGCAGATAAAGATGGACATAACCACTTCTCTAAAACATATGAAGAACATTTAGCGGAAGTTCATAAAATCTATGGTAATGATACGGCTACATCCTCTAATACAGAGGCCGCAGTACAAGCAGGTCCTAACTATGACGTGGCTGTGGCAACGACAGAGCCTAACTACAATTACAGCTCTGAAGAAGCGGTGGAAGCAGATTCTCAATATGTTAATGTGGAACCTACGTACAAATATACACCAACAACGGTTCCAGCTGCTGAAATTCCAGCACCAACACCAGCTCCACAAGCACCAGCTCAATCTGCACCAGCAACTCAATCATCTAGTTCTAACTCTTATGTGCCAACTACAACACCTGCTCCAGAATCTATGCAAAATGTTGTACCAAGTACACAACAAGAACCTCATATTGAAGTAAAGCCAGCTGAATCTGTGGATCGTTCTACGTTGGTAGTTCCTAGTGGTAATAGCAATAAATAA
- a CDS encoding peptidase U32 family protein: protein MAEHFMELLCPAGNMDKLKMAIRYGADAVYCAGKRFGLRAGNSNFSDEELKEAVEFVHAHGKKIHVTCNIIPHNEDFEGLEDYLKFLESIGVDAIIVADMGIFSLAKRVAPGLELHVSTQASTTNWHTVQMWKELGATRVVAAREVSLADLKEMKDNVDIEIESFVHGSMCISYSGRCLLSNYMTGNRDANRGQCSQSCRWKYSLVESNRPGEYYPIEEDEHGTYIFNSKDLCLIHRIPDLYEAGIDSLKIEGRMKSVHYCATVAKVYRTAIDTYLKEGKDWYVRPEWIAELEKISHRPYTDGFAEGRPDETAQNYGKSTNTQSHDFIGLVLGYNEEEKYVDLEQRNNFKVGDKVEFCQPKGELVETVIEKMTDEDGNPIDVAPHAQMKVRIYMDTPLEPYSMMRRECKPKAE, encoded by the coding sequence ATGGCAGAACATTTTATGGAATTGCTTTGTCCAGCCGGTAATATGGACAAGCTTAAAATGGCTATTCGCTACGGTGCGGATGCTGTATATTGTGCAGGCAAACGTTTTGGCTTGCGCGCAGGTAACTCTAATTTCTCCGACGAGGAATTAAAGGAAGCTGTAGAATTCGTACATGCGCATGGTAAAAAAATCCATGTAACATGTAATATCATTCCTCATAATGAGGACTTTGAAGGTTTAGAGGATTATTTGAAATTCCTTGAAAGTATCGGTGTTGATGCAATCATCGTTGCTGACATGGGTATTTTCAGCCTTGCTAAACGCGTGGCTCCAGGCCTTGAACTTCACGTAAGTACACAAGCATCTACTACAAACTGGCACACAGTTCAAATGTGGAAAGAATTGGGTGCTACACGTGTAGTAGCAGCTCGTGAAGTGTCTTTGGCTGACCTTAAAGAAATGAAGGACAATGTAGACATCGAAATCGAATCCTTCGTACATGGCTCCATGTGTATTTCTTACTCTGGTCGTTGTCTATTGTCTAACTACATGACAGGCAATCGTGATGCGAACCGCGGTCAATGTTCTCAATCTTGCCGTTGGAAATATTCCCTTGTTGAATCCAACCGACCTGGTGAATATTATCCAATTGAAGAAGATGAACATGGCACATATATCTTTAACTCTAAAGACTTGTGCTTGATTCACCGCATTCCTGATTTATATGAAGCTGGTATTGATAGCCTTAAAATTGAAGGCCGTATGAAATCCGTTCACTATTGTGCAACAGTAGCAAAGGTATACCGTACAGCTATCGATACATATCTTAAAGAAGGTAAAGACTGGTATGTTCGTCCAGAATGGATTGCAGAATTAGAAAAGATTTCTCACCGTCCATATACAGATGGTTTTGCAGAAGGCCGTCCTGACGAAACTGCTCAAAACTATGGTAAATCTACAAATACGCAAAGCCATGATTTCATCGGTTTAGTTTTGGGTTATAACGAAGAAGAAAAATACGTTGATCTTGAACAACGTAATAACTTTAAGGTAGGCGATAAAGTAGAATTCTGCCAACCTAAGGGTGAGCTTGTTGAGACTGTAATTGAAAAAATGACAGATGAAGATGGTAACCCAATCGATGTAGCACCACATGCTCAAATGAAAGTGCGCATTTACATGGATACACCACTTGAACCATATTCCATGATGCGTCGTGAGTGCAAACCTAAAGCGGAGTAA
- a CDS encoding MFS transporter, with product MKEVNSYGWKAVIGSSIGYAMDGFDLLILGFMLTLISGDLGLTTGQAGSLVTWTLVGAVLGGFIFGTLSDKFGRVRVLTWTIVLFAVFTGLCAFAQGYWDLLIYRTIAGIGLGGEFGIGMALAAEAWPAKHRAKATSYVALGWQLGVLAAALLTPLLIPIIGWRGMFMVGIIPALVAWVFRAKLHEPEIFVQSKESKEHSHTNSFKLLVKDVRTTKTSIGVAILTSVQNFGYYGIMIWLPNFLSKQLGFSLTKSGLWTAVTVCGMMVGIWLFGRLADKIGRKPTFILFQVCAVASILIYSQLSDPTAMLFAGAILGASVNGMMGGYGALMAEAYPTTARATAQNVLFNIGRAVGGFSPMVVGMIISMYSYQVAIAFLAIIYVLDILATVFLIPELKGKELE from the coding sequence ATGAAAGAAGTAAATTCATACGGCTGGAAAGCAGTCATTGGGTCTTCCATTGGTTATGCAATGGATGGTTTTGATCTCTTGATTTTAGGCTTTATGCTAACCTTAATTTCTGGAGATTTAGGCTTGACTACAGGTCAAGCCGGTTCTCTTGTAACGTGGACCTTGGTAGGTGCCGTACTAGGTGGCTTTATCTTTGGTACCTTGTCCGATAAGTTTGGTCGCGTTCGCGTATTGACTTGGACTATCGTACTTTTTGCGGTATTTACAGGTCTTTGTGCCTTTGCTCAAGGGTATTGGGATCTTCTTATTTACCGTACAATCGCTGGTATTGGTCTAGGTGGTGAATTTGGGATTGGCATGGCACTAGCTGCCGAAGCTTGGCCTGCTAAGCACCGTGCTAAAGCAACAAGTTATGTTGCCCTTGGTTGGCAATTAGGCGTATTAGCGGCCGCTTTGTTAACACCGTTACTCATTCCTATTATTGGGTGGCGCGGGATGTTTATGGTCGGTATTATTCCTGCCTTGGTTGCTTGGGTATTCCGAGCTAAACTACATGAACCAGAAATCTTTGTACAAAGTAAAGAATCTAAGGAACATTCACATACTAACTCTTTCAAGTTATTAGTAAAAGATGTAAGAACAACAAAGACATCTATTGGTGTTGCTATTTTAACATCAGTTCAAAACTTTGGTTATTACGGTATTATGATTTGGTTACCTAATTTCTTAAGTAAGCAATTAGGTTTCTCCCTTACAAAATCCGGTTTATGGACAGCTGTTACTGTATGTGGCATGATGGTTGGTATTTGGCTATTTGGACGTTTGGCAGATAAAATCGGTCGTAAACCTACATTTATTCTATTCCAAGTATGTGCTGTAGCATCTATTTTGATTTACTCTCAACTATCTGATCCAACAGCTATGCTATTTGCTGGGGCAATTTTAGGGGCCTCTGTAAATGGTATGATGGGTGGTTATGGTGCCTTGATGGCAGAAGCATACCCAACAACTGCCCGTGCAACAGCTCAAAATGTACTATTTAACATAGGCCGTGCTGTAGGCGGCTTTAGCCCAATGGTAGTAGGCATGATCATCTCTATGTACTCCTACCAAGTAGCAATTGCATTCCTAGCTATTATCTACGTACTTGATATTCTAGCAACTGTATTCTTAATTCCTGAACTTAAAGGTAAAGAATTAGAATAA